The Humulus lupulus chromosome 7, drHumLupu1.1, whole genome shotgun sequence region taaaataataaatatttatgtacAATTAATGTTGAAGGTATCCTGTTCCCCCTCTATGTAGTttattcctcttttttttttttttgctgttacacaaggtaactggttaccatccACTGACAAATTAAAGAATAGTAAGAATAAGTTTAGTTGCATACCTCATACTTCATTTTTGAAACAATGTCATGTCTCAGCTCATTTTCTATTGCAGTAGACACTTTTGTGAATGTTCCGTTTGCATTATTTGAGTTGTTCCAAACCCACTTCTGAACCAAACTTCTAAGACATTCAATCAAGATATCAATAGGGAGATTTCTTGCAGCTTTTAGTGCAGTGTTAAGCGATTCTACGATGTTGGATGTCATCATGGTGTATCTTTTTGTTGGTGAGTATGATCTTGCCCAAGTTTCATACTTGGCTTTCTCTAAATAGGGTCTAATGCGTTTGTCAAGTCTATCAAGGCCCGACATGTAGTGTTCACATTTTGTTTTTGTGTATGCTTTTGCTGCTGCAATGAAATTCATTTGTAGCTCTTCTCCATGATTTCCATACTTGCTTATCAAATTATTGAGCAAGTGATACATGCAAGCTCCATGGAACGCATTTGGGTACACTGTATGTACTGCATTCTCTATGGTCTTGTGTCTGTCGGAAACAATAGCCAATcctgtgaaggtaaccagttacttttaTAAGATACTAAAAGAAATAACATGTATTTGTGTATtaggtttgggtaaccagttCCTTTCTCTATGTAAACCAGATCATATAATTGAAGCAATCATACCTTCGGGTTCTCCATACGTGTCTCTCGGTTTGGAGAAGAACCAAAGCCAAGAGTTATCATTTTCTGAGTCTACTATTCCAAAAGCCAAGACAAAAATGTTGTTGTTTGAATCTAATGTTGATGATGAAAATAGGGTGCCGCCATGTGCATTTTTTAAgaaagttccatcaacaacaatgATAGGACTCAAGTATCTCCAACCTTTTATTGAGTTAGAGAAAGCTATGTATAGGTATTTGAATCTATCTTCATTGTTTGTGAGTAGATGTGTTACTGTTCCTGGATTTGCTTGCTTCAACATTTAAAAGATACGTTGGCAACTTTTAATATGAATCATCGTGGTTCCCTCTTACTAGAAGCAAAGTTTTTTTTCTTGATCTCCATGCTTTTGTGTATCCCATGGTTACTCCAAAGTCATCATTCATGTCATTCAAGATGTCTTTTGGAGTATAATTTCTTTTGATTGacttgtacttattctttattaatTCGCCAATTATGATGCTTTTTGCTTGCCTATGATCCTCCATAACAATTTCAACAGCGCAAGTATGATTTGGAATGCATTTTCGTACCTTGAATAAATCTTGATTTCTGTATTTAGAAGCTCTCACAAACCAGCTGCATGTGTCATCTGCGCAGGTAACCAGGTACTCTCTTGGTTctgatctttttgttttgaactggAAGTTATGTAGCATGACATAGTATCTAAGAGTGGATTTGATTGTGTTCTTGTCCTTGTAAATTTGTCCTTGCTCTATTTTATTCACTCTGTAATAAGATATTACTATTTGAATTTCCTCcaatttctttttcctttttgtaTTGTCTTCAATTATAAAATCAATTACTTCTTCAGCAAGGTTAGGTATGTATGCCACATTGATTCCCTCATTTGTTGTGCTTGACATTCCTTCTTCAAGTAACATATGTTCATTGAGGGAAGCTTTGTTTGCTTGCATTAATAATGTTCCCATCTCCATTTCTTTTGCTGTAGCTTTCTGATTTGCTAGTTAAAGAAGGTTATTTTCAACACTTGATTCTTAAACTATAGTTACACACAATGGTAAGTCTGTTATTTTTGCagcaatttttttctttatttccatgTAGAACAACACTGAATTGTCTGTTTCAATCTTCATTGGTGGTGTTCCTTTGGCTACTTGACAATAAACTTCAATGGTTGCTCTTGTTTCCATTATCTCCTcttttatcaaattcaccaagttGTCAAGAGAACAATTTGGTGGAATCAATACCCAGTCATTGTGTATCCTTCGTACTCATTTTTTTCATTTCACTTGCCtccaaattgaaccaaagaagtaGTATTTTCCATACCTATAAAATTTTGCAAAATTTTGAGTTAATTGGGTGTGACtagtgaaggtaactggttactttagtCTGCAATTACATAAGTTACTAAAAAACTTAATTGAAAAAACTGACAGTTtttcaaggtaactggttactttgttTTTACTGAATGTTTTGACATTTAGAATTCAGACCAATATCAAATGATTTTTATTGAAAAGACAAAGTAGAATCTAAAATAATCATACTTCTTGtttttttgtgtaattttggTCAATCAATGTAACCATATTAGtaggtttaaatattttttttttcaaatttcaagttaacaatttaaaaaaaaaatgcacatCATGAAGTTcatcattatcattataatctGTAAAAAAGTTATGAGAAAATTATGAAATCAACGGTTCCATAATATGTAGAAGAATTAGGAATTTAATAGGTTTGAAGTTGAAGAAAATGAGATTAAAATAGTAATTGACAGAGCAAGATTTTACAAACCTTTATTTCTTGAATGCTTTGGACGCTAGAGAAGCACGTCGTCGAAGATGCACGTTGTTGGAGATGTTGAAGAGTGCAGCAGAATCGACTGTATGTTGCTGATTGTTGATGGAGGTTGTCGATCGGAGGTTGCTGGAGGTTCGTGATTGTGGCCAGAGTTGATTTTGATCGGATCTTGAGGATCTCTTCAAGAATTTGCCGGAGGTGAAATGTGTTTCCAGAGATGGGTGTTCTTGCTGAGGAAAAAAATTATGTTGGGGATGTTTTTGATCGACTCAAATTTCAGCATTGGAATATTTCCAACTTTAATTACAATAGTACCCTTCTTCTTGGCtgatttgtttttgtttcttttttccaATATGGGATAAATTTtcccataatctgatttttttttaattaaatgtgtTCATACAAACTAAGAAAagtttaattaccatatttttgcacattaatgggaaaaaaaagccatatttatgaaaaaatccaataaattttcccaaagattctcttttattctctaaatctcatatctctgtaaaaaaattcaaaattgacatagtcaacttaaaaaatcctaattcataattaaatcaatgaattgagacattctagataaTTTACTCAAAAGTGATGtgaggaccatggatccatgaaatcaaatccaataagttaccgtgaatttatttacaaataaattcactaccttattaatttctcatgactccactatagactcggaattgaactcttgaattcatagaacatattttccaaaccataaatatgttatccattgttataaccattatagtcagtcaatcctctatcgacgacttactaacgagctgggtgtaaattaccgttttacccctcattagtattttatccttatcTCCTACTAAGTtctttataaatgatatttttgtgaactaaatcatagaaatgagatctcaatcatttaaccttttgaacaaagaaattaaagatttcatatctatgaataatactctcactcaattacactactaaatcttcaagatgtaaatatgggctagactgtagggtaagctggaaatgaacaagtcaaaagatttaaataatataattaacggattattatcacttagaattaagatcgacttgacctatgatcaacgttgtgacattgttTAGATTatataacaacgatacttatttatctatcaataatcaatatcggtcctagtcagATGTATCTAAATACATcctatcttatctacttggtcaatgtcttggataagaCCTCACACCCCgaatatgtaagtagatcatatcgtagattactagATTAGTGAAAacccaatgcactgatctaatcttaggacttgttcgttttaacatataattacaatcatAATCCACTCTGacatagtcactataattgtaactttttctatttttgggattttataaatgtttgtattattcaaaaaataatgtaatagaacaagaaatcaactcgattgtcaaactaaatgatttctacttattttattcacaatataaaatcgcgttacatgtccgacatggttttataagggcataaaacccaaccaTAGATGCAACAATGTATTAGCCTCCAAGGTAGATTCATAAATGGTAGATAACCTAactcttctccaaatcacagctattGAGATGACAgacaacctatcgcttctccaaatcatagctccaccctaAAGAGTAAACACCTtcttcagaagtagacttcctttCATAAATATCAATCTAAAATATGaatatgtgtagcctaacaggttcaaagatccacctgaaaagactaacaAATAGTCTCTtgtccatcaaagataccgacctccatctattgttcatttccaaggtttcaCCGGCACTTTCTCACCACTCCCAATGCATAGTAGATCTCTGATCACAGCACAcgacatagcatgcattagacttctaattgcaaatgcataaagaatttgttacatcttttctttatcttgaggattctgtggagactgctgcttagaaaaataaattccatgtcaagacgctAAACATCTTTTCTCAAAATTTGTTATATAGTAACAcccaagcacctcacctaagCAGATcacttgagttagagccaaaattcagttatttctatcgctgatgatctggataccaagaacacaacTTGCTACAACAAAATTTGGAATTTTGTTTCCAGCCAGTTCTTTACGTCTCATAATTTCtttacattgtttccaatgagtaagatatcatctacataaaggattaagaacaccataATGCCTTTTTCCCTAAGTTTTTAAACACAAGGGTCTACTACTTTTTGTTCAAAACCACAAGTCTTAAtatttccatttaaccttaagttctaggagcgcgaagcttgtttaagtccatagattgacgtACTCAGCTTGTcaactttcttgtccaactactttaagtCCGTCTaattgatccatgttaatggtctcatcaagataaccattaaaaatgcttctttgatgtcgaTTTGTCTTATCTCTTAATGAAGAGTtgtagctatggataagagtatactaaatgaattttaagaGTATACCggagaagttttttttttctcgaAGTCAATTTTCTCTCTCTGCAACGAATCGAGCCTTAAATGTCTCCACATTTCCATCAGCTCCCCACTTCTTCTtctagatccacttgcaccccatgggcctaaagtccaatagCCTAAAGTACTTAGACTCTATTTCTTGGTACTTGGCCTCAAGTCAAAGATCCCTTTAGGACTTACCCATTGCTTGTT contains the following coding sequences:
- the LOC133792211 gene encoding uncharacterized protein LOC133792211; translated protein: MEMGTLLMQANKASLNEHMLLEEGMSSTTNEGINVAYIPNLAEEVIDFIIEDNTKRKKKLEEIQIVISYYRVNKIEQGQIYKDKNTIKSTLRYYVMLHNFQFKTKRSEPREYLVTCADDTCSWFVRASKYRNQDLFKVRKCIPNHTCAVEIVMEDHRQAKSIIIGELIKNKYKSIKRNYTPKDILNDMNDDFGVTMGYTKAWRSRKKTLLLQANPGTVTHLLTNNEDRFKYLYIAFSNSIKGWRYLSPIIVVDGTFLKNAHGGTLFSSSTLDSNNNIFVLAFGIVDSENDNSWLWFFSKPRDTYGEPEGLAIVSDRHKTIENAVHTVYPNAFHGACMYHLLNNLISKYGNHGEELQMNFIAAAKAYTKTKCEHYMSGLDRLDKRIRPYLEKAKYETWARSYSPTKRYTMMTSNIVESLNTALKAARNLPIDILIECLRSLVQKWVWNNSNNANGTFTKVSTAIENELRHDIVSKMKYEVLPFNTIEYQVRDEKGTNFIVNIHNRTCTCNRFQEDEMPCEHAVAVIAKRNLGVYDYCAKFYKIETLKALYDENVHPLPHKDEWNLPQHLDMVVLPPKVTIPAGRPRKKRIRSRGEPKVKISRGKFGQP